A window from Leptothermofonsia sichuanensis E412 encodes these proteins:
- a CDS encoding HU family DNA-binding protein, whose product MNKGELVDKIAENANVTKKEADAILTAMLEVILETVAKGEKVTLVGFGTFEARDRQAREGRNPSTGEPIKIPATRVPAFSAGKQFKDRVVNLNE is encoded by the coding sequence ATGAATAAAGGTGAATTGGTTGACAAAATTGCTGAAAATGCGAACGTCACCAAGAAAGAAGCAGATGCTATCCTGACGGCAATGCTGGAAGTGATTCTGGAAACAGTTGCTAAGGGTGAGAAGGTTACCTTGGTCGGGTTTGGAACATTTGAAGCAAGAGATCGGCAAGCCCGGGAAGGTCGTAATCCTTCTACAGGGGAACCCATCAAAATTCCTGCGACCAGAGTTCCTGCTTTTAGTGCAGGCAAACAATTCAAAGACCGGGTGGTTAATCTCAATGAATGA